A stretch of DNA from Phycisphaerales bacterium AB-hyl4:
AGACGCGCATGAAGTTCAGCCCCCCTACCTTCGCCGGCCGCAGCAGTCGTTCGTAGCGTGAACGGTCGAGGCGAAGCAGCACGTCGGCATGCACCCAGTTGCTTCCCTTCAGGAAAACGCGACGACCGTTGAGTGAAAGCACCCAGTTGTACAGCGGGTGGATCATCGTCCACGGCCGAGCGGTGTGGCCGCTGACCTGCGTGACCCATGCCATATCTTCGTTTTCGACAAAGCGGATCTCACGCACGCCGAACGTGGCCGTTTGATCATCGCCACGCGTACCGCGTAGTCGCGTGTTCAGCCGATAGAGGTGGGCATCGCCCAACCCGTTGCACCACCACAGTCGGGCGTGGTCGAGCTTGATCCGTTTGCGCACCGTCGTCGATTCGCCCGGGCCAAGCATCTGCTGTACGGTGCCGGACATCGACTGCGACAGCGCGAACGTTTCCCCGTCGATGTCATACGTCACCTCGGCCGTCGCGGGCGCGTTGCCACGGTTTACAAGATCCCAGGCGATCTCAATCTCGGCCGGCGCCTCCGCGGGAATAACATCCTCGTTCTGATCAGTCTGCACCGCGATCGTCCGCACGCGCACCTGCTCGATCTCCACCGGCTCGCGCACGACGAGGCTCACCGGCTGCCAGATCCCCACGCCGACCAGGTGCGGACACCAGTTCCATCGATACATCGCCTGCGCGACGACACCCTGACTGCGCACCTTGCCGCGGACCGAGCTGCCGCGATCATCCTGCCACGCGTTCTCCTGCGTCCGCACGCGCACGGCCAGGCGATTGTCGCCCGTTGCATCCAGCGCATCGGTGATGTCAAACTCATCAAGCCGGAACATGCCTTCGATGTGACCGACCAGGTGGCCGTTCACCCACACGTCGGCTCTGTAAGTAATGCCTTCGAACCGCACGAACACGCGCTCGTCTTCCTCGCGCGTCGGCACAACGAAGTCGCGGAAGTACCACCACTCCTTCTCCTCAACCCACTTGTACGCATCGCTGTTGAAGTCCACATAGGGGTCGGGCAGTCGGCCGTGCTCGAACAGAGCAGCCTGCGCGATCTTCGGCAGGTCGACGTTCATCGCATCGGCGGCAACGGCATGATCCCGACGATAAGCCTTGCCGGCGAGCCCGGCATTCAGCGGATAGTCGGCCAGCCGCCACTGACTGTTGAGATCGATGGTCCTCACGATTAATCAGCTCTCAAGTTTCAACAGGCGCATCGCGTTTTCGCGATAGATCTTGCTCAGCACGTCCTTCGGCAGTCCCATGCCGTAGAAACGCCAGGGCTGACGAGCGCCGTAGTAGTCGGCCGTAAAGTACTCGTCCTTGGTTTCGAGCACACGAATCCACAACTGGTAAACATCGTTCCGGCCGGGCAGCGAATCATCCGTGCCGAACAGCACGCGATCCGCATGCTTCACACAGAACTCATGAGCACGGTAAGGCTGCCGAGCCAACTGCGGCAGTCGGGCGGAAAGATCGACATAGATGTTGTCGCCGCTGCTGATCAGGTCGCTGCATCGGCGAAGGTCGTTCGATAGCGACGCACAATGCGGAAACACAAACGTCGTGTCGCGATGGGCCGCGGTCAGCTCGTACATTTCATCGATCAATGAGTCATAGCTGGGATATCCCGGCCGACCCCACCACCACGACGGCCGACTGCGTAGCGGGGCGTACCGCTCGTTCCAGGGTTCGATGGTGGGCTCGAAAAACGCCGGCGGGTCGGCCACGTGATACAGCACGGGGAGGTTCAACTCCGCCGCTGCATCCCACAGCACGCGAACCCGCGAGTCCATCGCACGCAGCAGTCGGCCTGTGGAATCGACATAGCTGAGGCCGAGATCCTTATACAACTTGATGCCGCGCGCACCGAGCTCGACATCCTGCCGCAGCTTCTCGCGAACATAGCTCGGCCAGTCGTCATCGTCGATGCGCTTGAAGTCAACCGAGGTGAAGTAGAAAAAGCGGTCCTTCACCGGCTCCATCAGCTTCAACACCGGGCGCAGATCACATTGGGGAAACACGTCGCCAACCAGCGTCACGCCATACTGGATGTTCGCCTTGTCCATGCGTTCGAGCACTTCCTCGAACGAATGCCAGTAGGTCCACCAGTGCAGGTGGAAATCGATCGCGGGCACGCAGGTATGGTCCGCGGCGGTGTGTTCCAGCACGAGTTCGGGCTTGACTTCCACCTCATCGGTCGGCGATGCGGGCACGGTCGACTGCTGCTGTCGCTTGTGCAGTTGCTTGAGCAGCAGCTCCGCCATGCCGACGATGGTGTCCACCGCCCACGGGCCGAACAAGGCCACCCGCTGCTCATAGCTGTCCGCGTCGTCGTCGGTGTAATCGGGCAGATAGCCGAGCGACTGATTGGCATAGGCCGCGATCATGGTCTGGGCGAACGGGCTGTTCTGCTTGATCGCCAGCCCGTGCGACGCGAACACCTCGGTCGGAAACGTCACCAGCGACCAGTCTGCGATGGAAAACGCCTGGACCATCACGTTCATCTTGCCGTCGGGACACTCGGCGTAGCGTTTCGCGTTGGCCATCTGGCACTGGGCATACGTGACCTCAGCCATCGCCTGCTTGTGCGCTTCCGAGCCGCGCGGCGCTGCACGTGAGCGCTGAACAGCCGCGTCGTACGCTTCACGCGCCTCGGCGGGCAAGGGAAACGGTCGAAGCTTGACATCAAACGTGCTGCTGTCGGCTTCAATGCGAAGCTCAGCTTGAGCGGTCGCGTGAGCGAACGCGTCGGCCGCCGCTTTGCCCATGATCTGGCCGATCTCGGCTGCGCGTTCAAACGTGCGTCCCGGTACTGTTTCGCCGCGCAGACTCGCCTCGGCCGAGTAGCCGCCGGGGTTCACATCGCCGCACGCGCCATTGAAGCAGACCACGGGCACATCGTCGCCGAGCGTGGCCTGCATCGCCTCACGAAGCTGGCCGATGTAGTCCGCTGAGTACAGCCGATTGTCCGGCCCGAGCACCGTCGGGTGACAGGCCACGT
This window harbors:
- a CDS encoding neutral/alkaline non-lysosomal ceramidase N-terminal domain-containing protein; the encoded protein is MSIFLSGFASIDITPPEGCELTGYAVPDRLATGVHDPLKAYAVVFDDRRQKSIFCAVDVCVIHEDVARVVRKRVSGRTAIPEHRIVIAATHTHSGPKLMNSDLLINQRWVRELEDRLTQVMMLADYHRVPATIATATREAPGVGGNRRSKDGPVDAAVSVLRVDGVREGRPIGAVVNVACHPTVLGPDNRLYSADYIGQLREAMQATLGDDVPVVCFNGACGDVNPGGYSAEASLRGETVPGRTFERAAEIGQIMGKAAADAFAHATAQAELRIEADSSTFDVKLRPFPLPAEAREAYDAAVQRSRAAPRGSEAHKQAMAEVTYAQCQMANAKRYAECPDGKMNVMVQAFSIADWSLVTFPTEVFASHGLAIKQNSPFAQTMIAAYANQSLGYLPDYTDDDADSYEQRVALFGPWAVDTIVGMAELLLKQLHKRQQQSTVPASPTDEVEVKPELVLEHTAADHTCVPAIDFHLHWWTYWHSFEEVLERMDKANIQYGVTLVGDVFPQCDLRPVLKLMEPVKDRFFYFTSVDFKRIDDDDWPSYVREKLRQDVELGARGIKLYKDLGLSYVDSTGRLLRAMDSRVRVLWDAAAELNLPVLYHVADPPAFFEPTIEPWNERYAPLRSRPSWWWGRPGYPSYDSLIDEMYELTAAHRDTTFVFPHCASLSNDLRRCSDLISSGDNIYVDLSARLPQLARQPYRAHEFCVKHADRVLFGTDDSLPGRNDVYQLWIRVLETKDEYFTADYYGARQPWRFYGMGLPKDVLSKIYRENAMRLLKLES